The Sphingosinicellaceae bacterium genome includes the window CCGCGCCCGGACCCAAGCTCGCCGCCGAATACGACTGGCCGGCTGGCAAGACCTTCACGGCTCTGCCCTACCGCGATGCCTATGCCGCGCAGGCCGGCTTCGACCGCGGCTGGCCGGTGGCACGGGCGGGTGGGCGCGAATGGCTGGTTCACTGCTATGCGATGGTCGGCGCGGGGCGGAACCTGGCCCCCGACACCGGCGACGGCTCCGAGTTGTACGCGGTGATCGGCCACGCGCCGCGCCATCTCGATCGCAACATGGCGGTCGTCGGGCGGGTCGTGCAGGGCATGGCGAACTGGAGCGCCCTGCCGCGCGGCACCGAGGAAATGGGCTTCTACAAGACCGAGGCCGAGCGCACGGTCGTCACCCGCGTCCGTGTCGCCAGCGATCTTCCGGTGGCCGAGCGCCCCCGCTTCGAGGTCATGGATACCGCCTCGCCGAGCTTCAAGTCGCTGATCGAGGCGCGCGCCAACCGCAGCGAGCCGTTTTTTGGCAAGCCCGCGGGCGGTGTCGACGTGTGCAACGTGGCGGTGCCGGTGCGATCCGTCCCCTAGCTGTCGGCCCCCGGCTGCCGCTCCGGCCGCGCCGCCTGGAACGCCGGCAGGGCGTTCAGCCGCTTGTCGATCTCGCCCAGCGCCGGGAAGCGCGCGACATCGGCCTGCGCACGCCGGGCGTTGTACAGCTGCGGCACCAGGCAGACGTCGGCGAGCGTCGGCGTATCGCCGAACAGGTAAAGCCCGGTCGCGCGTTCGGCCTGCTCCTCCAGCGGGGCAAGCCCGGTCTCCATCCAGTGCCGGCCCCAGTCGTCGATCCTCGCCTCGTCGTGGCCCATCTCGGCAGCGAGGTACTTCCGCACCCGGAGGTTGTTGAGCGGATGGAGGTCGGCGATGATGCCGAGCGCGGCACCGCGGATGCGCGCGCGCATGGCCGCGTCGCCAGGCAGCAGCTGCGGCTCCGGATAAGTCTCCTCGAGCCACTCGATGATCGCCAGGCTCTGCGCGATACCGGTCTCGCCGTCGATCAGGAAGGGGATCAGCCCCTGTGGATTGAGCATCGTGTAGCCGACCCCGGACTGCGCGCCGGTGCGGAGGTCGACCGGCTTCGAGGTATAAGCGAGGCCCTTCACGTTCAGCGCGATCCGCACCCGGTAGGCGGCGGACGAGCGCCAATAGTCGTAGAGGATGCGGTCGCTGGCTTCGGTACCGTCGTTGGCGATAGAATTCATGACGTTACGACTTCCTGTTCGATCGCCCCGAAGATGCTGTGGCCGCCGTCGCCCGGCATCTCGATTCGGATGGTGTCGCCGTACTTCATGAACGGCGTCGTTGGCGCGCCGCTGGCGATGGTCTCGATCATGCGCAACTCGGCGAGGCACGAATAGCCGACGCCGCCGTCGGCCACCGGCCGTCCGGGCTGGTCGCCGTCCTTGTTGGAGACCGTGCCCGACCCGATGATCGCGCCCGCGCCGAGGCGGCGGGTCCGCGTCACGTGGGCGATCAGCCGGGCGAAGGAGAAAGTCATGTCGACCCCGGCGTCCGGATGCCCGAACGCCTGGCCGTTGAGCGTCGAGGCCAATGGGCGGTGGAGCTTGCTGCCGCTCCACGCCGCGCCGAGCTCGTCGGGGGTGACTGCCACCGGCGAGAACGCCGTCGACGGCTTCGACTGGTAGAAGCCGAAGCCCTTCCCCAGCTCGCCCGGGATCAGGTTGCGGAGGGACACATCGTTGACCAGCATCACGAGCTTGATGTGGGCCCCCGCCTCGGCTTCGGTGCAGCCCATCGGGACGTCGTCGACGATCACCGCGACCTCGGCCTCGAAGTCGATCCCGTACGCTTCGTCGGGGACGACGATGTCACCGCGTGGCGGGGTGAAGTCGTCGCTGCCGCCCTGGTAGACCAAGGGATCGGTCCAGAAGCTGGCGGGCATCTCGGCCCCGCGGGCCTTGCGGACCAGCTCGACGTGGTTGACGTAGGCCGAGCCGTCGACCCAGTGGTGGGCGCGCGGCAGCGGGCTCAGCGCCTCGCGCTCGTGGAAGCGGTCGAGCGGGATCGCGGCGTGCTCGAGGTCCTCGGCCAGCAGCCGTAGCCGGGGTTCGACATGGTGCCAGTCGTCGAGCGCCGCCTGCAGCGTCGGCGCGATGTGCTGCGCGTCGGCACACCACGCGAGGTCGTGCGAGACCACCACCAGCCGCCCGTCGCGGCTACCCTTCAGCGATGCGAGCTTCATGGCGCGACGTCTCCCCAGCGGTTTCCGCCGGGTTAAACCGCGTGATCGGCGGCGGCAACAGGCGGTCCGGATGCCTTGGCTGGCAAGGCCGCCGTTCTGGCGTTGCGTCGCCCCGACTTTGCTGTGAAACACGCGGTAATCAAGGGGTCGAACCGATGCGCAGCCTGATTTTCACGAGCCTTGCCAGTGCGCTGGCGCTCGCCACAGCCGCCCATGCGGCCGCACCGGTCGGCCAGGCCGCGATCGAGGCCGCCTTCGATGCCAGCATCAGCGCCGCCGACCAGACCGCGTGGCTGAAGCGCATGTCGTCGGCCCCGAACCACGTCTCCAGCCCGCACGACAAGGTCAACGCCGAGTTCATCCTGTCGCAGTTCAAGGCGTTCGGCTGGGACGCGCACATCGAGGAGTTCAGCGTCCTTTATCCGCTGCCGATCTCGACCACCGTCGAGATGATCGCGCCTGAGCGGATCGTGCTGGGCGGGCAGGAGCCGCCGATTCCGGGCGACGCGACCTCGCAGGATCTGTCGGGCGCGCTGCCGCCGTACGTGGCGTTCCAGGGCGACGGCGATGTCACCGCGCCCCTGGTCTACGTCAACTACGGCATGCCTGACGATTATGCGGCGCTGGCCCGGCGCGGCATCGACGTGCGCGGCAAGATCGTGCTGGCGCGCTACGGTGCCGGCTGGCGCGGTCTCAAGCCTAAGCTCGCGCAGGAGCACGGCGCGATCGGCTGCATCATCTATTCCGACCCCGCCGACGACGGTTACAAGCAGGGCGACACCTATCCCAGGGGCGGTTCGCGCCCGGCCAGCGCAGTGCAGCGCGGCTCGGTCGCCGACATGACGACCTATCCCGGCGACCCGCTGACGCCCGGCATCGGCGCGGTTCCCGGTGCGAAGCGCCTGACCCGCGCCGCCACGACGACGATCCTGAAGATCCCCGTGCTGCCGATGTCCTACGCGGACGCCACGAAGCTGTTGTCTGCGATGGGCGGCGTCCGCGCGCCCGACAATTGGCAGGGCGCGCTGCCGCTGTCGTATCATGTTGGCGGCGAGGGCAGCGTGAAGGTCCACCTCGCGGTCAAGTCCGACTGGCAGCAGCGCACGCTGTACGACGTCATCGCGACGCTGAAGGGCGCGACGCTGCCCGACGAGTGGGTGGTGCGCGGTAACCACCACGACGGCTGGGTGTTCGGCGCGGGCGACCCGCTGTCGGGCAACGTCGCAATGATGTCGGAGGCGAAGGCGCTCGGCGGCCTGTGGGCGAGCGGGTGGCGGCCGGCGCGCACCATCGTCTACGCCAGCTGGGACGGCGAGGAGCCGATGCTGCTCGGCTCGACCGAATACGCCGAGACCCACGCCAAGGAACTCCGCGCCAAGGCGGTGATCTACATCAACACCGACGGCAACGGCCGCGGCTTCCTCTCGGCCGAGGGCAGCCACGCGTGGCAGCACCTGGTCAACGGCGTCGCCGCCGACGTCACCGACCCGCAGACCGGGGTCAGCGTTGCCCAGCGCCGCAACGCGGCGATCCTGAGCGGTGCGTACGACAAGCAGAGGGTGTCCGAGGATGATCTTGCCGCTGCCGAGAAGGGCGGCGACTTTCCGCTCGGCGCGCTCGGCTCGGGGTCGGATTTCTCGTCGTTCCTGCAGCACCTCGGCGTGCCGGCGCTCAACATCGGCTACGACGGCGAGGACCAGTCGGGCGGCGTCTATCACTCGGTCTACGACAGCTTCGACCATTTCACGAGATTCGACGACCCCGGCCTCGCTTATGGCGCCGTGCTGTCGAAGACCGTCGGACGGCTGGTCCTGCGGATCGCCGATGCGGACACGCCGCCGACGCGCTACGCCGACTTCGCCGACACCGTGGCGCGCTACCTGACCGAAGTGAAGAAGCTCGCCGACGACCGCCGGACCCAAGATGGCAAGCGGGCGAAGCTGCTTGCCGACAAGGCCTTCGCGCTC containing:
- a CDS encoding M28 family peptidase; this translates as MRSLIFTSLASALALATAAHAAAPVGQAAIEAAFDASISAADQTAWLKRMSSAPNHVSSPHDKVNAEFILSQFKAFGWDAHIEEFSVLYPLPISTTVEMIAPERIVLGGQEPPIPGDATSQDLSGALPPYVAFQGDGDVTAPLVYVNYGMPDDYAALARRGIDVRGKIVLARYGAGWRGLKPKLAQEHGAIGCIIYSDPADDGYKQGDTYPRGGSRPASAVQRGSVADMTTYPGDPLTPGIGAVPGAKRLTRAATTTILKIPVLPMSYADATKLLSAMGGVRAPDNWQGALPLSYHVGGEGSVKVHLAVKSDWQQRTLYDVIATLKGATLPDEWVVRGNHHDGWVFGAGDPLSGNVAMMSEAKALGGLWASGWRPARTIVYASWDGEEPMLLGSTEYAETHAKELRAKAVIYINTDGNGRGFLSAEGSHAWQHLVNGVAADVTDPQTGVSVAQRRNAAILSGAYDKQRVSEDDLAAAEKGGDFPLGALGSGSDFSSFLQHLGVPALNIGYDGEDQSGGVYHSVYDSFDHFTRFDDPGLAYGAVLSKTVGRLVLRIADADTPPTRYADFADTVARYLTEVKKLADDRRTQDGKRAKLLADKAFALASDPLDPVAAPAAESMTPAIEFAGLENAVTHLSAAAKAYDAAYTARGASLTPAARTRLNASLRDIDQLLLDDRGLPGRPWYRNMIYAPGRFTGYGAKTLPGVREAIEERRFADADAYAKITAAAVDRYATRLESATAILASR
- a CDS encoding peptidylprolyl isomerase, translated to MILLSLALAAAAPTTAEILKDAPAAAWLAVPPEDLLVVDSAKGRVVIQLAPWFAPVHVAAIRALARAGSFEGGGVVRVQDNYVVQFAAKESRDTTPGATPGPTDSAPGPKLAAEYDWPAGKTFTALPYRDAYAAQAGFDRGWPVARAGGREWLVHCYAMVGAGRNLAPDTGDGSELYAVIGHAPRHLDRNMAVVGRVVQGMANWSALPRGTEEMGFYKTEAERTVVTRVRVASDLPVAERPRFEVMDTASPSFKSLIEARANRSEPFFGKPAGGVDVCNVAVPVRSVP
- the maiA gene encoding maleylacetoacetate isomerase, translating into MNSIANDGTEASDRILYDYWRSSAAYRVRIALNVKGLAYTSKPVDLRTGAQSGVGYTMLNPQGLIPFLIDGETGIAQSLAIIEWLEETYPEPQLLPGDAAMRARIRGAALGIIADLHPLNNLRVRKYLAAEMGHDEARIDDWGRHWMETGLAPLEEQAERATGLYLFGDTPTLADVCLVPQLYNARRAQADVARFPALGEIDKRLNALPAFQAARPERQPGADS
- a CDS encoding fumarylacetoacetate hydrolase family protein — its product is MKLASLKGSRDGRLVVVSHDLAWCADAQHIAPTLQAALDDWHHVEPRLRLLAEDLEHAAIPLDRFHEREALSPLPRAHHWVDGSAYVNHVELVRKARGAEMPASFWTDPLVYQGGSDDFTPPRGDIVVPDEAYGIDFEAEVAVIVDDVPMGCTEAEAGAHIKLVMLVNDVSLRNLIPGELGKGFGFYQSKPSTAFSPVAVTPDELGAAWSGSKLHRPLASTLNGQAFGHPDAGVDMTFSFARLIAHVTRTRRLGAGAIIGSGTVSNKDGDQPGRPVADGGVGYSCLAELRMIETIASGAPTTPFMKYGDTIRIEMPGDGGHSIFGAIEQEVVTS